A region of Ignavibacteriota bacterium DNA encodes the following proteins:
- a CDS encoding RNA polymerase sigma factor, whose amino-acid sequence MSAISLEIDSELIKEFVETKSNRAANEFVRTYRKFVYSVALRYVESYDDADDIAQEVFIKALDSIHKFKGGSSYKTWLYRITVNMALNFKRKKKLLNIFSFGSDNDEYSSEVNLPDRTLEDKEFEENFLKILTKLPEKQRETFALRYFDNLSYEEISNLLGTSIGGLKANYHQAVKKISQMIKIDESRGHNDES is encoded by the coding sequence GTGTCGGCTATATCATTGGAAATAGATTCTGAACTTATAAAAGAATTTGTTGAGACCAAAAGCAACAGAGCAGCAAATGAATTTGTCCGTACTTATAGAAAATTCGTGTATTCTGTAGCTCTGCGTTATGTCGAAAGCTACGATGATGCTGATGACATAGCTCAGGAAGTTTTCATCAAAGCGCTCGACAGTATTCATAAGTTCAAAGGTGGAAGCAGTTATAAAACATGGCTTTACCGGATTACTGTCAATATGGCTCTGAATTTTAAACGAAAAAAGAAATTGCTTAATATTTTCTCTTTCGGAAGCGATAATGATGAATATTCTTCTGAAGTAAATCTACCCGACAGGACGCTTGAAGATAAGGAGTTTGAAGAAAATTTTCTAAAAATATTGACAAAATTGCCCGAAAAGCAGCGTGAAACTTTTGCGCTTAGATATTTTGATAACCTTAGCTATGAGGAAATTTCAAATTTGCTTGGTACCAGTATTGGAGGACTTAAAGCAAATTACCATCAGGCTGTAAAAAAAATATCGCAAATGATTAAAATTGATGAGAGTAGAGGTCATAATGATGAATCGTAA
- the sucD gene encoding succinate--CoA ligase subunit alpha: protein MSVLVNKKTKLVVQGITGSEGTFHTMQMIDYGTKVVAGVTPGKGGQIYEGKGANMFKKPVPIFNTVSDAVKETGANTSVIFVPPPYAADAILEAIDAKVGLIICITEGIPVNDMIPVKEALKSSDSVLIGPNCPGVITPGEAKIGIMPGFIHKKGNVGVVSRSGTLTYEAVKQLSDLGLGQSTCIGIGGDPIIGTQHIDAIKFFNDDPDTHAIVMIGEIGGNAEEDAAEFIKKNVKKPVVAFIAGRTAPPGRRMGHAGAIISGGKGGAEDKIIALKSAGIHVVETPARIGATVFEALEGKTKAKRGRKPRAAKVAAAEAPSNNIDGSQTSANSEVMVVKRRGRKKIIK, encoded by the coding sequence ATGAGTGTTTTGGTAAACAAAAAAACAAAATTGGTAGTTCAGGGAATTACCGGTTCAGAAGGTACTTTTCATACTATGCAGATGATTGATTACGGAACAAAAGTTGTTGCAGGTGTTACTCCGGGTAAAGGCGGTCAGATATATGAAGGCAAAGGTGCCAATATGTTTAAAAAACCTGTGCCAATTTTCAATACCGTAAGTGATGCTGTAAAGGAAACAGGTGCAAACACATCTGTAATATTTGTTCCTCCACCTTATGCAGCTGATGCTATATTAGAAGCAATTGATGCTAAAGTTGGACTTATAATCTGTATCACTGAAGGCATACCTGTAAATGATATGATTCCTGTTAAAGAAGCATTAAAAAGTTCTGATTCAGTATTAATCGGTCCAAATTGTCCGGGTGTTATAACTCCGGGTGAAGCTAAAATTGGTATTATGCCTGGATTTATTCACAAGAAGGGTAATGTAGGTGTTGTATCACGCTCCGGTACATTAACTTATGAAGCAGTGAAGCAGCTCTCTGATTTAGGACTCGGTCAATCAACCTGTATAGGCATAGGTGGTGACCCGATTATCGGAACACAGCATATTGACGCAATTAAATTTTTCAATGATGACCCTGATACTCATGCTATTGTAATGATTGGTGAAATTGGTGGAAATGCTGAGGAAGATGCTGCCGAATTTATCAAGAAAAATGTTAAAAAGCCTGTTGTTGCTTTCATCGCCGGAAGGACAGCACCTCCGGGAAGAAGAATGGGACACGCAGGTGCAATCATTTCCGGTGGTAAAGGCGGTGCAGAAGATAAAATCATTGCATTGAAATCTGCCGGTATTCATGTTGTAGAAACTCCTGCAAGAATTGGCGCAACTGTTTTTGAAGCACTCGAAGGCAAAACAAAAGCTAAACGTGGTAGAAAACCAAGAGCTGCTAAGGTAGCAGCTGCTGAAGCTCCTTCAAATAATATTGATGGTAGCCAAACCTCTGCTAATTCTGAAGTTATGGTGGTTAAACGACGCGGCAGAAAAAAAATAATAAAATAA
- the ndk gene encoding nucleoside-diphosphate kinase: MSNKTLAIIKPDAVSKNVAGAIIEKIQSAGFKVLGMKLTKITPAIAGEFYAVHRERPFYGELIDYMTSGSIVPVALEKENAVEEFRKLIGATDPNKAEPGTIRALFGTGIEANAIHGSDSDENALREIAFFFSESELVMINS, encoded by the coding sequence ATGAGTAATAAAACTTTAGCAATTATTAAACCTGATGCAGTTTCAAAAAATGTTGCAGGTGCGATAATCGAAAAAATACAGTCAGCCGGATTTAAAGTACTTGGTATGAAATTGACTAAAATTACACCCGCTATTGCAGGTGAATTTTATGCAGTGCACCGCGAAAGACCATTTTATGGCGAGTTGATTGACTATATGACAAGCGGATCTATTGTTCCTGTGGCTTTAGAAAAAGAAAATGCTGTGGAAGAATTTAGAAAATTGATTGGCGCAACTGACCCGAATAAAGCAGAGCCGGGTACAATCAGAGCGTTATTTGGAACAGGAATCGAAGCTAATGCTATTCATGGATCGGACTCAGATGAAAATGCTCTCAGAGAAATAGCATTTTTCTTCAGCGAAAGTGAATTGGTGATGATTAATTCATAA
- a CDS encoding NUDIX hydrolase, with protein sequence MDEYILPDGNKGDYYYVETPGAVMVIPRLDDGRIVMIRQYRYLNSKFSLEFPGGGIKPGLSVKDNALKELSEEAGFESHDLQKIGEFNPFNGVTNEICNVFIADKLTKVKSNPDNSEEFDIVYLDKNQVADLIRSNEIWDGMTLSAWSLYVYSKYWS encoded by the coding sequence TTGGATGAATACATTTTGCCTGATGGCAATAAGGGTGATTATTACTATGTTGAAACCCCTGGTGCTGTAATGGTGATACCCCGTCTTGACGACGGCAGAATTGTTATGATTCGTCAGTACAGATATTTAAACTCGAAATTCAGTCTTGAATTTCCCGGCGGGGGGATAAAACCCGGACTATCTGTTAAAGATAATGCTCTAAAAGAACTTAGCGAAGAAGCAGGTTTTGAGAGCCATGATTTACAAAAAATTGGCGAATTTAATCCATTCAATGGTGTAACAAATGAGATTTGCAACGTCTTTATAGCTGATAAGCTGACAAAAGTTAAATCAAATCCTGATAATTCAGAAGAATTTGATATTGTTTATTTAGATAAAAATCAAGTAGCAGATTTAATTAGAAGCAATGAAATATGGGATGGCATGACATTGTCTGCCTGGTCTTTGTATGTATATTCAAAATATTGGAGTTAA
- a CDS encoding DUF1648 domain-containing protein, giving the protein MQRPKLKIVKSDFDKILEYLTFGVLVFMFAYIYNSNNQLPEIIPIHFDSTGKPDGFGSRSMIWLAPAIGFVLCIGIYILNYFPHKFNYLVKITGENAYHQYNLAQSMLRKLNLSLALTFLIISYVTIKSALNKSESMEIIYIVYIMLGIFGIIFHYLYQSSKK; this is encoded by the coding sequence ATGCAAAGACCAAAACTTAAAATAGTCAAATCTGATTTTGATAAAATTTTAGAGTATCTGACATTTGGAGTTTTGGTCTTTATGTTTGCATATATTTATAATAGTAATAATCAGTTGCCCGAAATAATCCCTATTCATTTCGACAGCACCGGTAAACCAGATGGATTCGGCAGTAGAAGTATGATTTGGCTTGCACCGGCAATAGGATTTGTTCTTTGCATTGGCATTTATATTTTAAACTACTTCCCGCATAAATTCAATTATCTTGTCAAAATTACCGGTGAAAACGCTTACCATCAGTATAATTTAGCCCAGTCTATGCTGAGAAAGTTGAATTTGTCTCTTGCACTCACTTTTTTAATTATATCTTATGTGACTATCAAATCTGCTCTGAATAAATCTGAAAGTATGGAAATCATTTATATTGTGTATATTATGCTTGGTATATTTGGAATAATATTTCATTATCTTTATCAATCATCCAAAAAATAG
- a CDS encoding peroxiredoxin — MSLLVGKPAPNFQGKAVIGGDATLLSPDNAFADISLDDYKGKWVVLFFYPLDFTFVCPTEIEDFGRAYKQFQDLNCEVIACSTDSHFSHLAWRSSHPGLRNLPYPMLADFTRVTARNYEVLKEETGYALRGTYIINPDGELVYSVIQPEAVGRNTEEIIRVLTALQSGKLTPCNWHAGEDTIN; from the coding sequence ATGAGTTTATTAGTAGGAAAACCGGCACCAAATTTTCAAGGTAAAGCAGTTATTGGCGGAGATGCCACACTTCTTTCACCTGATAATGCTTTTGCTGATATAAGCCTGGATGATTACAAAGGAAAATGGGTTGTTTTATTTTTCTATCCGCTAGATTTTACATTTGTATGCCCAACTGAAATCGAAGATTTCGGCAGAGCTTACAAACAATTTCAAGACTTAAACTGCGAAGTTATTGCTTGCTCTACAGACAGCCATTTCTCACATCTTGCCTGGCGCTCCTCACATCCCGGACTTCGTAATCTTCCTTATCCTATGCTTGCTGATTTCACAAGAGTTACAGCTCGCAATTATGAAGTTTTAAAAGAAGAAACCGGTTACGCATTACGCGGTACATATATAATTAATCCTGATGGTGAGCTTGTTTATTCAGTTATCCAGCCTGAAGCTGTTGGAAGAAATACTGAGGAAATCATTCGTGTTTTGACTGCACTTCAATCAGGTAAACTTACTCCTTGCAACTGGCATGCCGGTGAAGATACTATAAACTAA
- a CDS encoding glycine--tRNA ligase, with amino-acid sequence MYKLDTIISLAKRRGFIFQSSEIYGGLNGCWDFGPLGVELLLNIKEAWWKAMTYRDDIEGVDASILMHPRTWDASGHTKQFSDPMIDNKTSKSRHRADNLIEEHIEKLRKKNKNDELNIIQQKLESVQENDDYYKIIMEHEIKDPISGSMDWTEVRNFNLMFKTFVGPLEDSSSVVYLRPESAQGIFVNFKNVLETARQKPPFGIAQIGKAFRNEINTKNFLFRTREFEQMEMQYFIKPGEEAHWFEYWKEQRWNWYLSLGMKPEKMKWKNHEKLAHYANMATDIEFEFPFGFGEIEGIHSRTDFDLKAHQEYSGKKMEYVDTVTKDRYVPYVIETSGGVSRGLMAFLCNAYDEETVTDEKGGSETRVVMRFNQKLAPVTVAVFPLVNKDGMPEKAHSIYKDLQRHFKAQYDTSGAIGRRYRRQDEIGTPYCITVDGTTLEDGTVTIRERDSMNQDRISAEKIKQYIWDRID; translated from the coding sequence ATGTACAAACTTGATACTATTATATCGCTTGCGAAAAGACGCGGTTTTATTTTCCAATCATCTGAAATTTACGGTGGTCTCAATGGTTGCTGGGATTTTGGTCCGCTTGGAGTTGAACTTTTACTTAATATCAAAGAAGCATGGTGGAAAGCTATGACTTATCGTGATGACATTGAAGGTGTTGATGCTTCAATTTTAATGCATCCGAGAACTTGGGATGCAAGCGGTCATACCAAGCAATTCAGCGACCCGATGATTGATAACAAAACTAGCAAATCACGTCACAGAGCAGATAATTTGATTGAAGAACATATCGAAAAGCTCAGAAAGAAAAACAAAAATGATGAGCTAAATATTATTCAGCAAAAACTTGAATCTGTTCAGGAAAATGATGATTATTACAAAATCATTATGGAGCACGAAATTAAAGATCCAATTTCGGGTTCGATGGATTGGACAGAAGTACGTAATTTCAATCTGATGTTCAAGACATTTGTAGGTCCTTTGGAAGATTCAAGCAGTGTAGTTTATCTCCGTCCTGAATCTGCACAAGGCATTTTTGTAAATTTCAAAAATGTTTTAGAAACTGCTCGTCAGAAGCCACCTTTCGGTATTGCACAAATTGGTAAAGCTTTTCGTAATGAGATTAATACCAAGAATTTCTTGTTCCGTACACGTGAATTCGAGCAAATGGAAATGCAATATTTTATTAAGCCGGGCGAAGAAGCTCATTGGTTCGAATATTGGAAAGAACAGCGGTGGAATTGGTATCTGTCACTCGGTATGAAGCCAGAAAAAATGAAATGGAAAAATCATGAGAAATTAGCTCATTATGCTAATATGGCAACCGATATTGAGTTTGAATTTCCATTTGGATTTGGCGAAATTGAGGGTATTCATTCAAGAACAGACTTTGACCTGAAAGCCCATCAGGAATATTCAGGTAAGAAGATGGAATATGTTGATACAGTAACCAAAGACCGTTATGTACCTTATGTGATTGAAACTTCCGGCGGTGTTTCACGCGGCTTGATGGCATTCTTATGCAATGCTTATGACGAAGAAACCGTTACAGATGAGAAGGGTGGAAGTGAAACACGTGTTGTTATGAGATTTAATCAGAAGTTAGCACCTGTTACAGTAGCAGTATTTCCGCTTGTGAATAAAGACGGTATGCCTGAAAAGGCTCATTCAATTTATAAAGATTTGCAACGTCACTTTAAGGCACAGTATGATACTTCAGGTGCAATCGGAAGGCGTTACCGTCGTCAGGATGAGATTGGCACTCCTTATTGTATTACGGTTGACGGAACAACCCTTGAAGACGGTACTGTAACTATTAGAGAAAGAGATTCTATGAATCAGGACAGAATTTCAGCAGAAAAAATTAAGCAATATATTTGGGATAGGATAGATTAA